A section of the Felis catus isolate Fca126 chromosome B2, F.catus_Fca126_mat1.0, whole genome shotgun sequence genome encodes:
- the LDHAL6B gene encoding L-lactate dehydrogenase A-like 6B, which yields MNWSVGVLRAGRRVEAARVNFLCPRGALCPRQPAGISLPVAWPVTLVSRMATIKCELIKNFTSEEAVHHNKVSIIGTGSVGMACAISILLKGLTDELALVDVDEDKLKGETMDLQHGSPFVKMPTIASSKDYLVTANSNLVVITAGARQEKGETRLNLVQRNVAIFKLMISSIIQYSPRCKLIVVSNPVDILTYVAWKLSGFPQNRVIGSGCNLDTARFRFLIGQKLGIHSESCHGWVLGEHGDSSVPVWSGVNIAGVPLKDLSSDIGTDKDPEKWKNVHKDVIASAYEIIKMKGYTNWAIGLSVADLTESILRNLRRVHPVSTIIKGLYGINKEVFLSVPCVLGENGIADLVKVTLTPEEQARLKKSAETLWEIQKELEL from the coding sequence ATGAACTGGTCTGTGGGAGTCCTGCGGGCCGGCCGGAGAGTGGAGGCTGCGAGAGTGAATTTCCTGTGCCCGAGGGGGGCGCTGTGTCCCCGCCAGCCGGCAGGCATCTCCCTTCCGGTCGCCTGGCCCGTCACCCTCGTGTCCAGGATGGCGACCATCAAGTGTGAGCTTATCAAGAATTTCACCTCCGAGGAGGCCGTTCATCACAACAAAGTCTCCATTATAGGAACCGGATCGGTTGGCATGGCCTGTGCTATCAGCATCCTGTTAAAGGGCTTGACCGATGAACTTGCCCTTGTGGATGTTGATGAAGACAAACTGAAGGGTGAGACCATGGATCTGCAACATGGCAGTCCGTTCGTGAAAATGCCGACTATTGCCTCCAGCAAAGATTACCTTGTCACTGCAAACTCCAACCTTGTGGTCATCACAGCAGGTGCACGCCAGGAAAAAGGAGAAACGCGGCTTAATTTAGTCCAGCGCAACGTGGCCATCTTTAAGTTAATGATTTCCAGTATTATCCAGTATAGCCCTCGCTGCAAACTGATTGTTGTTTCCAATCCAGTAGATATATTAACTTACGTGGCCTGGAAATTGAGTGGATTTCCCCAAAACCGTGTTATTGGAAGTGGTTGTAATCTGGACACTGCCCGTTTCCGTTTCTTGATTGGGCAAAAGCTTGGTATTCACTCTGAAAGCTGTCATGGGTGGGTCCTTGGAGAGCATGGAGATTCCAGTGTCCCTGTGTGGAGTGGAGTGAACATCGCTGGTGTCCCTCTGAAGGATTTGAGTTCAGATATAGGAACTGATAAAGATCCCGAGAAGTGGAAAAATGTCCACAAAGATGTAATTGCCAGTGCCTATgagattattaaaatgaaaggttATACTAATTGGGCCATTGGCTTATCTGTGGCTGATTTAACGGAAAGCATTTTGAGGAATCTTAGAAGAGTGCATCCAGTTTCCACCATAATTAAGGGTCTGTATGGGATAAACAAAGAAGTATTCCTCAGTGTTCCATGTGTCTTGGGAGAGAATGGTATTGCAGACCTTGTAAAGGTGACGCTGACCCCTGAAGAACAGGCCCGTCTGAAGAAGAGTGCAGAAACACTGTGGGAAATTCAGAAGGAGCTTGAGCTTTAA